AGCCACGCCGACCACTTCGCCGTCGAGGAACTGCAGTACGGGATGTTCCCGTTTTCGAACCTGGAGTACCTCTGCTTTTCGGTCTATGGCAACGCGACGGTCTGCGCGATGGCGCGAGAACGCTACCCCAACTGGCCGATCGATCTCGTTGAAACCCGCAGCTTCCAGGGGTTCACGCACGGCCCCTATTCGATCACCTCGATTCGCGCCCAACACGTCCCGGAGGAAGACAGCTTGAATTTCCTCATCGAGAGGGACGGCCGAACGCTCCTTTATGCGACCGACACGGGCGTTTGGGACGAAGAGACGTTTGAGTTCCTTTCGGGGAGGGTGGCCCACGCGCTGGTGATCGAATGCACCGAAGGCCGCGCAGCCACTTCGTACGAAGGACACCTCGATATTGGGGACTGCGTTCGGGTGGTGGAGCGGCTTCGCGGAATGGGGTTTTTGGGTGACGATTCGAGGGTGGTCACAACCCACCATTCCCATAACGGCGAATGCACGCACGCCGAGCTCGAATCGCTGCTCAACCCCCACGGGATCGAGGTGGGGTTCGACGGCATGGAATTCGAAGCGTGATTCCCGCTGCTGCCCGGTGAAGCGAAGCGAACGCGCCTTTGCGGCCGTCCGTTTGATTGCCGATGGAGCGGCCGAAGGGTGGGCCAGGAAGGCCAAAGTCCTCGATAAATCGCTCTCTTGACGGGGCGATTTCCAACCATAATTGAGCTATCGATGGCACTGGTCACGAGGTGGTTTGGTTTTGGCCGCAACGCGGACTTCGACGCCGGAATCCGAGCGTTTGAGGCAGGCTCCTTTGAAGAAGCTGTAGAAGCGTTGAGGCGTTGCCTCGAACAGAGATGCGAGCCCGCCCTCCGCAAAACAGCCGAAGAATACTGGGTGCAGGCGCATTCGCGGCTTGCCTTCGCGTTTGCGATCAGCGGCAGACTCGATGTGGCAGCCTCCCACCTGAGCGAGGCGGTAGCGGTCCGGCCAGACTACGCCGACCTTCGCTTCCGTTTGGCCTGGGCGTACTTCACGATGAACGAGCCCGCCAAGGCCCAATCCTCCTTGGAAGAGGCTCTTGCGCTGAACCCCAATTACGCCGACGCCGCGCTTCTGCGAGCGATGATTCACGTACAAAGCGAAAACTGGGAGGCCGCGCTCGCCAGCGCAGAATTCCCTGAGGTCGCGTCTCGGTTCCGAGAGCGCTCCGAACATGAGGCGTTGCTGAGGGCGATCCGGGCCCAGGACGCGGAAGGTGTTCGCAAGTTGCTCGAAAACGCGCTCGAGGGGAGTAGCCAAGGCGAGAGCTTCCACGTCACCGTCGCCGAAGGGTACGCCAAGGAAGGGAGATTCGACCAAGCCGCTGCGCACTATGAGATCGCGCTACGAGCCGTCGGGCACTACCCTGACCTGCACTGCAAGTATGCGCAGGTTCTGTTGGAACTCGACCGGCTCGGCCAGGCCCTCGACCACCTCGATACCGCAGTAAGGCTCAACCCGAGGTACGCCGAGGCTCACGCGCAACGGGGGATCGCCTTGCGGCGGCTTGGGCGCAGTGACGACGCCCGAGAGGCGTTTCGGGAAGCCCTGAAATTCGATCCGCACCACGTGATCGCCGAACTCGAAGTCCTGCGACCCTAGGCGAGCCGCTCAGGATCGGTGCAGAGTCTGCGCCGCCGCTTCGATGGCAACCTTCCAGCGGGTGTCTTCGTCGCCCCCGAGGACCTGGTACGTGAAGTTCGGGCAACTCCAGCAAATCCCCTCATCGACATAGAATGGAACTCCGTCGACGAGCCTCTTTTGCCCTGGAAGCTGCTCAGTGCGCTCGCGAATCACGAGCTTGTATTCCTTGCCTTCGACCATGAACTCGTAACAAGCCCAACCCGAGCCGTAGCAGCAATGGTTGAGGTCGGCGACCCCCGCCAAGTTGACCATCGGCACGGGGCCGAGGCTTGCGTTCTGGCGGAGCCAATCCCTTGCGAACGTCGGATCGCTGATCATCTGGCCGTTGACGGCGACGAGGTCCGATCCGAAAGAAGAACCGCTGGGTCGGAACCAACTCAGGGCCATGACGAGAACGAGAATCGCCGCAGCCGCGGCAAAAGACCACTGGAACCAGGGCCGGGGAGCGGGGCGAGCTTCTCTGGGAGTCTGGACAACCTGGGAGAGGCCGCGTCGCAGCGACTCGATGGGGACCGCTTCCGTGAGGGCAGCCTGGCGGACCGCGCTTCGAAGCCGCTTGAGGGCTTCGAGCTCCGCTTGCGCCCGAGCGTCCTCGGCGAGCAGGGATTCTGCTTGCCGAAGCTCTTCGCCTTCGAGCGACCCGTCCAGGTACGACTGCCAGTCCACGTTCATTCTAAATCAGATTCGGGAATCGATCCCGCTAAGCCGGCCAATTGGCGCTGGATGAGCTTTCGCCCTCGGAACAACCGTGAGCGAACCGTCCCAATCGGAACCTCCATCGCTTCGCTGGCCTCTTCATACGTCATGTCTTCTACATCGCAGAAATGCACCGCGAGCCGATAGGGTTCCGGCAATGTCTCAATGGCCCTAAGAATCTCGTCGGCATCGAGCCTGTCGGCGATCACCGACCAGAACGTGGAATCCGGTTCTTCCACCAGTTCGATGTCGTCGATGTTGTCGACCGGCCGCGCCGATCTTAGGTTCATAAGGCGCTCGTTCCGAAGGATTCGAATGAGCCAACTCCGCAAGAACCGGCCATCGAACCGGTCCCATTGCTGGTAGGCCTTGAGCAGCGTCGTTTGCACAAGGTCTTCGGCTTCTTCAGAAGTTGCGCCCATGCGGCGCGCCACTCGAAACAGAACGGAAAGCTCTGGCTCGACGGCCTTTTCGAAGTCGCGAGGTCGTAAGAAGTAACTCAAGGTCATTCCGGCGCGAGCCAACGATGACGCGCCGCGCATTCCTAAGCGTACAACATCGCGCGCGCCGTTGGCTGGAACGCACTGACGGGGTCAGGGTTCAGGTGTCGGGATTTCGCCGAGATTCCAACCCGAAGCCGTCGCCGTCGCGGAGACCACCGTCCGCGCTTGCAGCCGAAGTCTCGGATCGACGAATTGCCTCAGGTCTTGCTCGATTCGTCGGACGGCTTCGGGGCCGACCACTTCCGGCGCTTCGATCCGAACCCTCACCCACACAACGCTTGCGCGCTCCTCGAATTGCACCTCCCCCACGACCGCACCGGGGATTACCGCCATGCGACGGCCGATCACTTCCGTCACCCTCTTCTGCAGAGCGATCTCAGATTCAGTCAGGCGCGGCGCTTTCTCCGGGACGGGATCGTAGATGAACCTCTCGGAGTTGGCGTCTCGGGTGAGAACCGACCTGACGATCAGCCTGGACTTCGCATCGAGCCTTCGATTCAGCCCCTCCTCCATGGCGGCGACGGATTCCGGGCCGATCGGGACGGGGGTAGCCACAACTGCGGTGAATTCGAGGCTGGCGTTCGACTGTGTTCGGTAAAGATCGGTCAGGCTTGCTCCTTCAAACTTGGAGAGCGACTCCACAAGGGAATCCCGAGCGCTCCCAAGAACGGCTCGACCCTCTTCGGCGATCTCTGAGGCGAGCCTCTCGCCCGCGGTGTGAAACACGATGCCGTCTCGATCCGCGTCGCGAGACTGGATCGACCTCACGATCAGGCGCACGTCGCGGTCGCAGGCCTGACAGAGTCGATCCTCGATCTCTTCGATGTGGGTCGGCTCGAAGGGTCGGGGGGTGAGCGCGACCGCAGTGACGACGAGCGCCCCGTTCTCCTCCCGAATCTCAGGCGCCCCTTGTAGCCTTCCGCCCGTTCGCTTGGCAAACTGCTCCGAAAGCTCCCGGACCAACTGGGTTTGCAGCCTCCTGTCGTCAATGATTCGAGTCAAGGTCCCGGTCAAGAACCACGCCATGAGCACCACTCCCAAGAGACTCGGCGTAAACCGCACAATGAACTTGCCGACCCCAAGCCGGCGAACCTCTCGCTCCGCTCCCAGGTTGAAAACGAGGTAGACGCCGCAGGAGGCGAGTTGGATCGCGAAGAAGTTGGCGGTGAACAACAGGAATGCGCCCAGACTGGCCGAGTACTCTCCCAGCGCCAAGTACAGCCCGCAAGAAGCGAGCGGAGGCACGAGAGCGACCGAGATCGCCACACCGGGCAGTGCCGCGTTGACGCGAGAGTTTGCGCTCGCATACGCGCCCGCCATGCCCGAGAAGATCGCGATCAAGAGGTCATAGAGAGTCGGGGCAATGCGGGCTTGCATCTCCGGCGTCGCCCCCATATTGAGGGGCATCGAACCGATCAACCATCCGATCCCGATGGCGAGCGCCACGCCGAAGACCTCGGCGATCAACGAGCGCTTCATCAGAACCGCGTGGCCTGTGACGGTGGCGAGCGCCAAACCGAAGATCGGGCCCATAAGGGGGGCGACCAGCATCGCGCCCACCACCACCGCGGTGCTGTTCGCGAGAAGTCCGTAGGCCGCGATCGCCGTCGAGAGAAACGTGAGGACCCAAAAACGCCAGGAAGGCGACGAAGAAGACTCGATCTCCTTGAAAACGGCCTTACGCTGCTCGCGGGTCAGTCGGGGCCGCAGGTCGTACCAAGGCCGGCTCTCGGCATCGATCACGGCATAAGGATAACCGTTTCTCGAACCAGATGGAAACGATGGGGGCTCGCGAGTCGTCGGGGACCAGGAGTTAGTGCTTCGTTTGGGCAGCGCGGAGTCGGCTGATGGCAACGTCGATGGCCCGCTGAGCCTCTTCAGTGGTCATTTCGGAAGACTCTCCCTTCAGAGCGGCCCTCGCCATCTCAAGGTCCTGCTGAGCTTTGGCGACGTCGATTTCGCTGGCGAGATCGGCGCTGTCGGCGAGCACCGTCGCCCGCTTGCCATCCATCTCAAAGAACCCACCGCCAAGGGCCACGAATTGGCGCTGTCCGTCGGGGAGTTCGTATTCGAGAAGACCGGCCTTGAGCGCGGCGACGAACGGCACGTGGTTCGCGAGCGTTCCGAAGTACCCTTCTTGGCCCGGAGCAACGATCGAAACGACCTCCAGCTCGACCACGCTTCGGTCGGGAGCGACGACGGCTAGATGAAACGACTGTGGCATCTGAGTTCGAATTATACCGCCGTGCGCCGGGAACTCCGGCTCAAGTAACATGGCCTAGGGCAAGAGCGGGGGGCCTTCGCTCTTTGTTGGGACTGATCCAATGCACACCCTTCGAACGACAAGAACGCCCGAGCCGGGTGCGCAGCTTTGAGGGTTGCCGTTATCGGCGCTGGGATCTCGGGACTTGCAGCCGCTCGCCAACTCAAACGCGCGGGCATCGATTGCGTCGTGTTCGAAAAATCAGATCGAGTCGGGGGCCGAGTCGAAACCCGCTCGCTCGGCGGCTACGTTTTCGACACAGGCGCGACGAGCATCGCTCCACGGGGCCGCTCGATTGAGCCCGTGATGTTCGATGAACTTTGCACAGAGGGCCTCGTGCAAGTCGAACTGCCGATCTTCGTGCATTCGGGGTTGCGGGCGTCTTTGGGCCATGCGTCGGTCAACATGCTCGCGCGTTTCACTTACCTCAAGGGAAACGAGCAGCTTCCGCTTCGGCTAAGCGAGGGCCTCGACATTCGATTTGATGCCAACGTCTTGAGGATCGGGTCCCTGCCGCAAGCAAGGTATGAGGTCGCCGGAGAGGAGTTCGACGCGTTGATTCTGACTCCGCCTGTGCCCATCACGAAGGAGCTCCTCGCCTCGATTGGGGAAAGCAGGGCCCTTGCAAACGCTTCGTACCGCTCCTGTCTCAGCGTCATGCTGGGCTACGCAAAGCCGCTCGAGGGCCTCAAATACCACGCGCTTCTGGACCCCGACCAGACGCACCCTTTGACCTGGTTGAGCATCGAGAGCGCGAAATGCCCGGAGAGGGCGCCCGAAGGCCACACGGCTTTCGTGGCTCAGTTGGGGCCCCGATACAGCGCGATGAACTTCGAGAGTGAGGACGACACCATAGTGGCCGCTACGATCTCTTACGTCACCCGTCTTTACGGTAAGGATTGGGATCAGCCCGAAGTGGCTGGGGTCGTCCGCTACAGGTTCAGCCACCCCGAAACCACATCGCTGTTCGAATCGGTCAACTCGAAGATGTCTCGCGTGATCGTCGCCGGAGACGGTGTGTACGGCGCGAGGATCGAGTACGCTTTCGAATCGGGCGAAAGGGCGGCGAGCCTGCTACTGAAACCGACATGAAACCGCGACCCTTAATCAAGCTGATGGCCCTTGCCGTGGGGGCCTCATCCCTTGCGGCTCAGAACCTCTCGGGGGGGCAAGTCAAGCTCCAAATCACCATGCAAGGGGCGTCGAGCGGTTCCTCCACCTACACCCACAAACTCCTTCCGGATGGGAACAAGGTGGTGCAGCTCAGCGTCGACCTCGAAGCGGTCGGCGGCCGGAAGGTCACCGTGAGGACCGAATCGACCTACGGCGGCAAAGGCGAGCCCTTGAGGGTGTTTCACGTGACGACCTCCGAGGGTCCGCGCATGCGGCGACAGGTTGTGGTCACCTTCGACGAGAAGGGCGCTCACGCCGTCGAAGAAGTCAATGGGGTGAGAAAAGTCCACACCGTCGAACTGGCTCCAACCGCTCCCAGCCTCAATCCCAGCCAATTCTGGTTCCTGCGCGACGCACCGAAAGTCGGCGATTCCGTCCAGTACTTCCGCTTCGACGTCAACGAACTTCGATGGCGGCTGGCAACGACCGAATACCGCGGAACGGAATCTATCCAGTGGAACGGTAAGGCTCTCAAAGCCCACCTTGTCGTCGAGGGGGACAGCAAGGCGTGGCTGGATGACAAGGGACTCCCCTACAGAATGGATGTAAGCGGAGTGAAAATGGAGCGCCTTGCCCCGTAAGAATCCCGTTTGCGGGACTTTTCTCGTCGAAAGCGATTGAACGTCTCCGTTTCTTCAGCGTCTGTTGTACCATAGGTATCAGCAGGGAGAAGTGAAGTGAACGATTTCCTTTCGCGCAGGGACCTCTTCCGAATGAGCGGCTTGATCGCCGTCGGACTGACTTCGCCACGGTGGCTGTCCTCGATTGCCAAGGCCGACCTCATTCGGCAGGCGACCGGAGGAAAGCGGCTGAAGGACACGGTGCTCGTCGTTTGCCAATTGTCCGGCGGGAACGACGGGTTGAATACGGTGATTCCCTACGCCCGCGCCGAGTACCGCCAGTTGCGGCCCACGCTGGGAATCCCCGAAGAGCAGGTCCTGAAGCTGGACGACAATCTGGGGCTTCACCCAGGGCTTTCGGGGTTTGCCGAGCTTTTCAAGCAGGGCAAGGTGGCGATCGTTCAGGGCGTTGGCTATCCCCGGCCCGATCGGTCGCACTTTTCGAGCATGGACATCTGGCAGTCCGGGGGGCGTGACACTCCTCGCTACGGATGGCTGGGACGCCATGCGGACGGCGAACTCAAGTCCGGCAAGTTCAACCCGGTCTATGCCATCGGCCTGTCGACCGACCGACCCCGAGCCTTACACGCGAAAGATGCAAGCATCCCGTGCTTTGCGAGCCTGACGGACATCCAATCGATGATCGGAGACCCTGACGTCGAGCGAATGTTGCGCCAGATCCAAGGTCCGCCCGCAAAGGAGGGCTCGCCTGAGCGAGTCGTGCAGCAAGCCAACATCGCCGCCTTCGACGCGATGTCCGAACTCAATAAGAGGCTTTCGCAGTTCACCCCGGCTGAGCAGTATGGCAACGACGCGTTCGGCAACGGGTTCCGGCAGATCGCGCAACTCTTGGCCACTTCACCGGCGACACGCATCGTCTATTTCAGCGCGGGCGGCTTCGACACCCACGCGCGACAAGCGGACGCCCACCAACGGCTCCTGAGTACTTTCAGCGCGGGGGTTTCAGCGTTTCAGCGCGAGATTGAGAAGATCGGAATCGCCGATAACGTGGTCGTGCTGGTGTTCTCCGAGTTCGGCCGCAGGTCGTATGAGAACGCTTCGGGGGGCACCGATCATGGCGCTGCGGGGCCGATGTTCCTGATCGGCAAGCGCGTCAAGGGTGGCTTCCACGGGCCGATCCCGGACCTGAACGATCTGCAGAACGGCGACCTCAAGTTCTCGATCGACTTCCGACAAGTCTATGCCGCAACTCTCGATCAGTGGCTGGGAGGCGACTCGAAGACCGTGCTGGGTGAGGCGTTCACCCCGCTCGGCGTGTACGGCGCCTGAACCTAGGGCTACTTCGCCGCGATATCGAACGACGTCCGCACAATGATGCCGTCGATCCAAGCTGCGAGGTAGCCTTTGCCCGCAGCCGACGCTCGGAAGAGACCGCCCTGGTCGATCCAGCCCGCGCCGCCTCCGGCCCACACCACTTGAAGGTTCGGGACCGCCCCGCCCCACTTGTCCACGACCCTAAGCTGGATCACATCGCCCACCTTCACCGCGGAGGGAACGGGAATCGAATACGCGCTGCCTCCTCCGTTGGCGGCCCGCAAGCCTTCCGAAAACACTAAGAGAGCGTTCGCAACCGGGCGCTCCCTTCCATCGCTCGGGCGGTTGAGGGTGATCCCGAAGAGATTGAACGTCGTGCTGCCCCCACCGTCAAGGTTCACGGCATCGAGGCAGCCCAGCCGAAGCATGAGGCGAGCGGTTTCTTCGAGGGTCGCCCCTGCGCTGATCGATTGCCGGCCGTCCACAGTGACGACCCAAACGTCACCTTCCGAGGTGATCCCTACGGCAGTTCGCGGGTGGCGGTTGGCGCTGAAAGCGGCGTTGAATCCCTGCTGCGAGGCGTCGATGCCGATCCTGCCGGTCCGAACGAGGAATGGCCCTCCGCCCAGGGCGTGCTTGACCCTCGGCCAATCGAGCCCGGTCCCTCGAATCGTGAGGCTCGCGGCGTTGCCAGGGAAAAGCGGACCCAGGGCCGAGACCTTATTCCCCCTTGCGGCGATCACAACTCGACCTTCGGGCACCGGGACGCTGGGATTGTCGAGGGCTACGGACTCCAGCTCGAGCCTCGCGGCCCCTCCAACCGACAGCGAACCGTCGACGATGCGATAGGTCGCTTGGACACAAGGGGCGGCCGCCTTGGAAACGCCCGCTACGGCGGTGTTGAGGGTCACTGCGTTCGCGCCGCACTCTTCGTTCCAACCGTCGAGAGTGAGGCTCCTCGCTTCGGGCAGGTAAAGAATCGCCTCGGTCGTGCAAGTGCCCACCCCGCTCTCCGAGTCGTTCCACCAGAAAACAGCCCGTTTCGAGGCAAAGCTAAGGAGTTCCCCGTTGCGGATCATGAGCCCGAGGGGGTCGCCGTTGAAAGGAAAGAAATCGGCATTGACTCCGCCGATCGCCCCAGTTCGGCTCGTCATCGCTGAAAGGGTCTCCCGGCTGTCGGTGGCGTTAGTTCGGAAGACCTTGCCAGTCGCGATCTCAGGCAGCGCGCGTACCTCCGGGCTGGCGAGGCTCAGCCGAAACGCGTGGATTAACCGAGGCGTCAAGAGGTCGGCCTCCATTCGGTACGTCAGTCCGGGTGCGAGCATTTTTTCCCAAACCTGGGCTTGCGCGATCCCGACAAGGCTCCAAGCTGCGAGGAGAGCCGTTTGCCGGATCATTCGCAATGTGCCTCCATATACTCAAGAACCCCTCGCTTTGCG
The genomic region above belongs to Candidatus Nitrosymbiomonas proteolyticus and contains:
- a CDS encoding metal-dependent hydrolase of the beta-lactamase superfamily I — protein: MVVRLLGTGAADGIPAFLSNTRVSQFARQHGGKDMRTRSAALVDGSLKIDLPPDTLAHIHRDQLDVRDWTALLITHSHADHFAVEELQYGMFPFSNLEYLCFSVYGNATVCAMARERYPNWPIDLVETRSFQGFTHGPYSITSIRAQHVPEEDSLNFLIERDGRTLLYATDTGVWDEETFEFLSGRVAHALVIECTEGRAATSYEGHLDIGDCVRVVERLRGMGFLGDDSRVVTTHHSHNGECTHAELESLLNPHGIEVGFDGMEFEA
- a CDS encoding Tfp pilus assembly protein PilF, whose protein sequence is MALVTRWFGFGRNADFDAGIRAFEAGSFEEAVEALRRCLEQRCEPALRKTAEEYWVQAHSRLAFAFAISGRLDVAASHLSEAVAVRPDYADLRFRLAWAYFTMNEPAKAQSSLEEALALNPNYADAALLRAMIHVQSENWEAALASAEFPEVASRFRERSEHEALLRAIRAQDAEGVRKLLENALEGSSQGESFHVTVAEGYAKEGRFDQAAAHYEIALRAVGHYPDLHCKYAQVLLELDRLGQALDHLDTAVRLNPRYAEAHAQRGIALRRLGRSDDAREAFREALKFDPHHVIAELEVLRP
- a CDS encoding RNA polymerase, sigma subunit, ECF family; translation: MRGASSLARAGMTLSYFLRPRDFEKAVEPELSVLFRVARRMGATSEEAEDLVQTTLLKAYQQWDRFDGRFLRSWLIRILRNERLMNLRSARPVDNIDDIELVEEPDSTFWSVIADRLDADEILRAIETLPEPYRLAVHFCDVEDMTYEEASEAMEVPIGTVRSRLFRGRKLIQRQLAGLAGSIPESDLE
- a CDS encoding hypothetical conserved protein, translated to MIDAESRPWYDLRPRLTREQRKAVFKEIESSSSPSWRFWVLTFLSTAIAAYGLLANSTAVVVGAMLVAPLMGPIFGLALATVTGHAVLMKRSLIAEVFGVALAIGIGWLIGSMPLNMGATPEMQARIAPTLYDLLIAIFSGMAGAYASANSRVNAALPGVAISVALVPPLASCGLYLALGEYSASLGAFLLFTANFFAIQLASCGVYLVFNLGAEREVRRLGVGKFIVRFTPSLLGVVLMAWFLTGTLTRIIDDRRLQTQLVRELSEQFAKRTGGRLQGAPEIREENGALVVTAVALTPRPFEPTHIEEIEDRLCQACDRDVRLIVRSIQSRDADRDGIVFHTAGERLASEIAEEGRAVLGSARDSLVESLSKFEGASLTDLYRTQSNASLEFTAVVATPVPIGPESVAAMEEGLNRRLDAKSRLIVRSVLTRDANSERFIYDPVPEKAPRLTESEIALQKRVTEVIGRRMAVIPGAVVGEVQFEERASVVWVRVRIEAPEVVGPEAVRRIEQDLRQFVDPRLRLQARTVVSATATASGWNLGEIPTPEP
- a CDS encoding ATP synthase F1 subcomplex epsilon subunit; translated protein: MPQSFHLAVVAPDRSVVELEVVSIVAPGQEGYFGTLANHVPFVAALKAGLLEYELPDGQRQFVALGGGFFEMDGKRATVLADSADLASEIDVAKAQQDLEMARAALKGESSEMTTEEAQRAIDVAISRLRAAQTKH
- a CDS encoding NAD/FAD-dependent oxidoreductase, which gives rise to MRVAVIGAGISGLAAARQLKRAGIDCVVFEKSDRVGGRVETRSLGGYVFDTGATSIAPRGRSIEPVMFDELCTEGLVQVELPIFVHSGLRASLGHASVNMLARFTYLKGNEQLPLRLSEGLDIRFDANVLRIGSLPQARYEVAGEEFDALILTPPVPITKELLASIGESRALANASYRSCLSVMLGYAKPLEGLKYHALLDPDQTHPLTWLSIESAKCPERAPEGHTAFVAQLGPRYSAMNFESEDDTIVAATISYVTRLYGKDWDQPEVAGVVRYRFSHPETTSLFESVNSKMSRVIVAGDGVYGARIEYAFESGERAASLLLKPT